Proteins from a single region of Aureibacter tunicatorum:
- a CDS encoding STAS domain-containing protein, whose protein sequence is MIDISIEHEEGTAIIAVKGEVDASSSIYLDDAFKKVIPEEPKAIMVNLEHLEYISSAGLGVFMSYIEELNNKNIPFIIFSLNEKVKNVFSILGLDQLINICSTKAEAKRHIDGI, encoded by the coding sequence ATGATAGATATTTCTATAGAACATGAAGAAGGAACAGCTATAATCGCTGTAAAAGGAGAAGTTGATGCTAGCTCATCGATTTATCTTGACGATGCATTCAAAAAAGTTATTCCTGAAGAGCCTAAAGCAATCATGGTCAACCTTGAGCACTTGGAGTATATTTCATCCGCGGGTTTAGGCGTATTCATGTCGTATATAGAAGAACTTAATAACAAAAACATACCGTTTATAATTTTTTCTCTTAATGAAAAAGTGAAAAACGTTTTCAGCATACTAGGTCTAGATCAGCTCATTAATATTTGTTCAACTAAAGCGGAGGCCAAGAGGCATATTGATGGAATATAA
- a CDS encoding ATP-binding protein yields MEYKCKIPCKKEKLGEVRSFVRNSMQEHNISENVIEPVILAVDEVCANVIIHSYGCNSRKKMDLNILFAKDNSSVTFEIHDASGCSFNIENYEAPSIDQLIREKRKGGLGLRIVKQIMDRIEFESQPKLSTYRLYKKIP; encoded by the coding sequence ATGGAATATAAATGCAAGATACCTTGTAAGAAAGAGAAGCTTGGAGAGGTAAGGTCATTCGTAAGAAACTCCATGCAAGAGCATAATATCAGCGAGAATGTTATCGAACCTGTGATATTAGCCGTGGATGAGGTTTGCGCTAATGTCATCATCCATTCTTATGGTTGCAACAGCCGCAAAAAAATGGATTTGAATATTCTATTCGCAAAAGACAACAGCAGTGTTACCTTCGAAATCCATGACGCCTCAGGTTGCAGCTTCAATATTGAAAACTATGAGGCTCCATCAATAGATCAACTCATTCGTGAAAAGCGAAAAGGCGGCCTTGGTCTTAGAATCGTAAAGCAAATCATGGATCGAATCGAGTTTGAATCCCAGCCCAAACTCTCCACATATCGTCTATACAAAAAAATACCTTGA
- a CDS encoding peptidylprolyl isomerase: MRLGSTLLSLSIFFSSCASISNTGTQSKKLDTESELMTVGGEKVTKGEFLYMYQKNQSIKDSVLTKASLDEYIELFTKFKLKIKAAEELGYDTTNVFLTEFKTYEEQLAEPYLSISSITDSLAKETYQRTLKEVNASHILLKLSPHASSMDTQNVLKKIEELRERALNGEDFDTLAEIYSEDPSAKQNKGNLGYFTAMKMVYPFETAAYNTAEGEISKPVRTKFGYHIIKVNDKRPARGRVKASHIMIRTPEHLKEGELALAYDKIYQIYNLLESGDDWNELCELFSEDRGTKNRGGELPWFGSGEMVEEFENEAFRMTEVGQISEPIKSKYGWHILKLDGKKELPSYEEMESKIMANVRHASRAKVNEKILVDKLAKDNNLREEENKLTVLASDENTRGSFEALSNSVQNQQLLAASLFSINGEVSTYQDYLDYLKNNKASGFSQKKIATEYYEDFLKEKLFSYEKSHLSDKHEDYKYLLQEYHDGILLFSLMEEKVWNKALKDTVGLESFYQTNADKYQTGEIVNAEVYTATDSLTLEKIKAQVEKGLAFDSTKAQLNESLKNLSITDWTATSGSFAKSEASWWDSIELKEGIYQHASSDRVYIIKINEYSPSSVQALDKIKGKVIVDYQNHLEKNWIEELSNQYPVIINHSSLNEIYSKYGF, from the coding sequence ATGCGGTTAGGCAGCACATTATTAAGCTTATCTATATTTTTTTCATCCTGTGCCTCCATTAGCAACACAGGCACTCAAAGCAAAAAACTTGATACAGAGTCAGAACTTATGACAGTAGGTGGCGAAAAAGTCACCAAAGGCGAGTTTCTTTACATGTATCAAAAAAATCAATCCATCAAAGACTCAGTGCTGACCAAGGCATCTCTTGATGAATACATAGAGCTATTCACCAAGTTCAAATTAAAAATAAAAGCAGCCGAAGAACTTGGATATGACACCACCAATGTATTCCTGACAGAATTCAAAACATACGAAGAACAGTTAGCTGAGCCTTACCTTTCTATAAGTTCAATCACAGATTCTTTGGCTAAAGAAACATACCAAAGAACATTGAAAGAGGTAAATGCTTCACATATTCTACTAAAGCTTTCGCCACATGCCTCTTCTATGGATACGCAAAATGTGTTGAAAAAAATTGAAGAGTTAAGAGAAAGAGCTCTTAATGGAGAGGACTTTGATACTTTAGCGGAAATCTATTCTGAAGATCCTTCAGCTAAACAAAACAAAGGCAATCTGGGCTATTTCACTGCCATGAAAATGGTCTACCCTTTTGAAACAGCGGCATACAATACCGCTGAAGGAGAAATCTCCAAGCCTGTCAGAACCAAATTCGGTTATCATATTATCAAAGTCAATGACAAACGTCCGGCAAGAGGCAGAGTAAAAGCTTCCCATATTATGATCAGGACTCCTGAGCACTTGAAAGAAGGAGAATTAGCATTGGCTTATGATAAAATCTATCAAATATACAATCTTCTTGAAAGTGGCGACGACTGGAATGAGCTCTGTGAGCTATTTTCTGAAGATCGAGGAACTAAAAACCGTGGAGGTGAATTGCCTTGGTTTGGATCTGGTGAGATGGTGGAAGAGTTTGAAAACGAAGCATTCCGCATGACTGAAGTTGGCCAAATATCCGAGCCCATCAAATCCAAGTACGGATGGCATATTTTAAAACTGGATGGGAAAAAAGAACTTCCAAGCTATGAAGAGATGGAAAGCAAAATCATGGCAAATGTAAGACATGCTTCCAGAGCCAAAGTCAATGAGAAAATCCTTGTCGATAAACTAGCCAAAGACAACAATTTAAGAGAAGAAGAAAATAAACTTACTGTTTTAGCCTCTGATGAAAATACCAGAGGGTCTTTTGAAGCTCTTTCTAATTCCGTTCAAAACCAACAACTTCTTGCCGCATCATTATTCAGCATCAATGGAGAAGTTAGCACATATCAAGATTACCTTGATTATCTTAAGAACAATAAAGCTTCAGGGTTTTCCCAGAAAAAAATAGCCACTGAATATTATGAGGATTTCCTTAAGGAGAAACTATTCAGCTATGAGAAAAGCCACCTTTCAGACAAGCATGAAGACTATAAATACTTGCTTCAAGAATATCATGACGGCATCTTGCTATTTAGCCTGATGGAAGAAAAAGTTTGGAACAAAGCTCTAAAAGACACTGTCGGTTTAGAGTCATTTTATCAAACGAACGCTGACAAATATCAAACTGGAGAAATAGTAAACGCTGAAGTATACACAGCGACTGATAGCTTGACATTAGAAAAAATCAAAGCTCAAGTAGAAAAAGGGCTGGCGTTCGACTCCACTAAAGCCCAATTAAACGAATCCCTTAAAAACTTGTCTATTACAGATTGGACTGCGACATCTGGCTCATTCGCCAAAAGCGAGGCTAGCTGGTGGGATTCGATCGAGTTAAAAGAAGGTATTTATCAACATGCTAGCTCTGATAGAGTATACATCATTAAAATTAACGAATATTCACCTTCATCTGTGCAAGCTCTTGATAAGATAAAAGGGAAAGTCATCGTTGATTATCAGAACCACCTTGAGAAAAACTGGATTGAAGAATTGAGCAATCAATACCCAGTCATCATTAACCATAGCAGTTTAAATGAAATTTATAGTAAATACGGCTTTTAA
- a CDS encoding peptidyl-prolyl cis-trans isomerase: MKFIVNTAFKLSIAFLLGGMLTSCEFVEFKSNSKEANLSSQKPLARVYDKYLYEEELSTIMNSTTGSEDSLMILDKFIHTWIRRQLMMREAESNVGIDKVELEKKLQDYKFALLVHEYEKKYSRMHLNTQVSDEEVQKYYEQNKDNFQLNRNIVKADLVQLPKDAPSLKKFRKDLKSNKEDDRKDIKNYCFLNATNYSLDENWIDFTELVKNTPWESLPNMVDFLKKHTFVETSNDEFIFFIRIKEYKITDQIAPLLLVEDQIRKIILNKRKVQLISNLEEEIYNRAIKNNEFEIF; this comes from the coding sequence ATGAAATTTATAGTAAATACGGCTTTTAAACTTTCTATTGCCTTCCTATTGGGAGGCATGCTTACTTCATGCGAATTTGTTGAATTCAAAAGCAATTCGAAGGAAGCGAATCTTTCAAGCCAAAAGCCTCTTGCGAGAGTTTATGACAAATATCTTTACGAAGAAGAGCTATCGACTATCATGAACTCGACAACAGGAAGCGAAGACAGCCTGATGATTTTGGATAAATTTATTCATACTTGGATTCGAAGACAACTCATGATGCGCGAAGCGGAAAGCAATGTTGGAATAGACAAAGTTGAGTTGGAAAAAAAGCTTCAAGATTACAAATTCGCATTGCTAGTGCATGAGTATGAAAAAAAATACTCCCGAATGCACCTCAACACGCAAGTTTCAGATGAAGAAGTTCAAAAATATTACGAGCAAAACAAAGACAATTTCCAACTCAATAGAAACATCGTAAAAGCTGACTTGGTGCAATTGCCCAAAGACGCTCCCAGTCTTAAAAAATTTAGAAAAGACTTAAAGTCTAATAAAGAAGACGATCGAAAAGACATAAAAAACTATTGTTTCCTTAATGCGACAAACTATTCATTAGACGAAAATTGGATTGATTTTACTGAGTTAGTTAAAAACACTCCATGGGAAAGCTTGCCAAACATGGTGGATTTCCTAAAAAAGCATACATTTGTGGAAACATCTAATGATGAATTTATTTTTTTCATCAGAATCAAAGAATATAAAATAACTGACCAGATAGCTCCGTTGCTATTAGTGGAGGATCAAATAAGAAAGATCATCCTCAACAAGAGAAAGGTGCAACTAATTAGCAATCTGGAAGAAGAAATTTACAACAGAGCCATTAAGAACAATGAATTTGAAATTTTCTAG
- a CDS encoding peptidylprolyl isomerase: MNLKFSRIFVALLICVGMYFPTNAQSDDQLVADRIIAKVDDQIILESEVMALYQDFVSSGQIANQQTKCQILQRLVINKVMYVKAEIDSIVVDDAQVTGELDRRMGYFVAQIGSEEKIEEYYGKSINEFKEELRDQVHEQLVIQTMQGEITGGITVTPAEIRKYFKNIPRDSLPYYSTEVEVGQIVKKPDYNEKQVQIVEQKLYDLKKRIEAGESFEQLARLYSQDPGSARSGGDLGFRKRGELVPEFEGAAMTMDEGEVSDPIRSDFGYHLIQLLERRGNEFHARHILIKPLYEANDYNNAAKFLDSLRTEIVTDSVSFDKAAKEHSDDQQTAGAGGYFSDPVGGSLVSVENLDPEIFFSIDTMTIGSVSKPVMYKMPDGTQAMRIIYYKNKLKPHIANLRDDYLKIQQATLDSKNAEALEKWFKKAKEDVFIEIVPDYDNCDISL; encoded by the coding sequence ATGAATTTGAAATTTTCTAGAATATTCGTAGCCCTGCTTATTTGCGTAGGCATGTATTTCCCTACTAACGCCCAGTCTGACGACCAACTGGTAGCCGACAGGATTATAGCGAAGGTAGATGATCAGATTATCCTCGAATCAGAAGTTATGGCTCTATACCAAGACTTTGTGAGCAGCGGACAAATCGCCAACCAACAGACTAAATGCCAAATTCTACAAAGATTGGTCATCAATAAAGTAATGTATGTAAAAGCTGAAATTGACTCAATCGTAGTTGACGACGCTCAAGTTACTGGCGAATTAGACAGAAGAATGGGTTACTTTGTAGCTCAGATCGGTTCTGAAGAAAAAATCGAAGAATACTACGGAAAAAGCATCAATGAATTTAAAGAGGAGCTTAGAGATCAAGTTCACGAACAATTGGTCATTCAAACGATGCAAGGCGAGATAACAGGTGGAATCACTGTTACGCCAGCGGAAATCAGAAAATATTTCAAGAATATACCTAGAGACAGTTTGCCGTATTACTCTACTGAGGTTGAAGTGGGACAAATTGTGAAAAAGCCTGACTATAACGAAAAGCAAGTCCAAATTGTAGAGCAAAAGCTTTACGACTTGAAGAAAAGAATCGAGGCTGGCGAATCATTTGAGCAGTTGGCTAGATTGTATTCTCAAGACCCAGGTTCTGCTAGGTCAGGTGGTGATTTAGGCTTTAGAAAAAGAGGTGAGCTCGTTCCGGAATTTGAAGGAGCGGCAATGACTATGGATGAAGGAGAAGTTTCCGACCCTATACGTTCCGACTTTGGTTATCACTTGATTCAACTTCTAGAAAGACGAGGAAACGAATTCCATGCTAGGCATATCCTAATTAAGCCGCTTTATGAAGCAAATGATTACAATAATGCGGCTAAATTCTTGGACAGTTTAAGAACTGAAATAGTTACCGACTCGGTTAGTTTTGACAAAGCGGCTAAAGAACACTCTGACGATCAACAAACGGCAGGTGCTGGTGGATATTTCAGCGATCCTGTTGGCGGATCTCTAGTATCAGTGGAAAATCTTGACCCTGAGATTTTCTTCAGCATAGACACTATGACAATTGGTTCTGTATCCAAGCCTGTAATGTATAAAATGCCTGACGGCACGCAAGCCATGAGAATTATTTACTATAAAAATAAACTCAAGCCGCATATTGCCAACCTTAGGGATGATTATTTGAAAATACAGCAAGCGACGCTAGATTCTAAAAATGCCGAAGCGCTTGAAAAGTGGTTTAAAAAAGCCAAAGAGGACGTTTTCATCGAAATTGTTCCTGATTATGACAACTGTGACATAAGCTTATAA
- a CDS encoding MoxR family ATPase: MKSFNSDVEAADHLHDVYKKLSSEISKVVIGQEEVVKELITSIFCRSHSLLVGVPGLAKTLLIKTISEVLDLSFNRIQFTPDLMPSDILGAETLDKDRNFKFVKGPIFANIVLADEINRTPPKTQAALLEAMQEHSVTIAGQHFKLDQPFFVLATQNPIEQEGTYPLPEAQLDRFMFNILLDYPSYEQEVEIVKSTTSGEEKKVSKVISKDEIIAFQSLIRRVPVADNVIEYAVKLVNKTRPKSIHVHDYTSKYIEWGAGPRASQSLIIAAKCHALLSGKYAPDIEDVRAVSIPTLRHRLLRNFKAEAEGITIEEIIKKLH, encoded by the coding sequence ATGAAATCATTCAACTCGGATGTGGAAGCCGCTGACCATTTGCATGATGTATATAAAAAGCTATCCAGTGAAATCTCCAAGGTTGTCATCGGACAGGAAGAAGTCGTAAAAGAGCTGATCACTTCTATTTTTTGCCGTTCGCACAGCCTGCTTGTAGGTGTTCCGGGATTGGCCAAAACACTACTAATCAAAACGATTTCCGAAGTGTTGGACCTTAGCTTCAATAGAATTCAGTTCACGCCAGACCTGATGCCTTCGGACATTTTAGGAGCAGAAACCTTGGACAAAGACAGAAATTTCAAATTTGTCAAAGGTCCTATTTTCGCAAACATAGTGCTTGCCGATGAGATCAACAGAACTCCTCCAAAAACCCAAGCGGCACTATTGGAAGCCATGCAAGAGCATTCGGTAACAATCGCAGGTCAACATTTCAAGTTGGATCAACCTTTTTTCGTCCTAGCGACACAAAACCCAATAGAGCAAGAGGGTACTTATCCTTTACCAGAAGCCCAACTTGACCGCTTCATGTTCAATATCCTTTTGGACTACCCAAGTTATGAGCAAGAAGTGGAGATAGTCAAATCAACTACTTCCGGCGAAGAGAAAAAAGTTTCGAAAGTCATTTCCAAAGATGAGATAATAGCTTTCCAAAGCTTGATCCGAAGAGTTCCTGTAGCTGACAATGTCATTGAATACGCAGTGAAGCTTGTGAATAAGACTCGACCTAAAAGCATTCATGTGCATGACTATACCTCAAAATACATCGAATGGGGAGCAGGACCTCGCGCATCGCAAAGCTTGATCATTGCGGCTAAATGCCACGCTTTGCTTTCAGGCAAATACGCTCCTGACATTGAAGATGTTCGAGCCGTATCGATTCCGACGTTAAGACACAGATTATTAAGAAACTTCAAAGCAGAAGCTGAAGGAATCACAATAGAAGAAATCATCAAAAAGCTTCATTAA
- a CDS encoding chromate transporter — protein sequence MKKLIDLFISFFKLGAMTIGGGYAMIPLLEDLLVNKKKWLTKEDMLEIISISQMTPGTIAINAATFIGYRIKGKTGAVTATAGVITPSLIIITTIALIFSSHFESQLLQNAFKGIRCAVVAMIGYSVYGMLKSGIKNAPQVLIFAASLVLLVAINVNPIYLIIIGGATSILVQLFIPSLRKHIK from the coding sequence ATGAAAAAACTCATCGACTTATTTATTTCTTTTTTTAAACTAGGAGCCATGACTATTGGCGGCGGGTATGCCATGATACCTTTGCTTGAAGATCTTTTGGTGAACAAAAAAAAATGGCTAACCAAAGAAGATATGCTTGAAATCATTTCCATATCTCAAATGACTCCCGGAACTATTGCCATAAACGCGGCTACATTTATCGGCTATCGGATCAAAGGCAAAACAGGCGCAGTCACAGCCACAGCAGGTGTAATTACTCCATCATTGATAATCATAACAACTATCGCTCTGATATTCTCTTCGCACTTTGAGAGCCAGTTGCTTCAAAATGCTTTCAAAGGCATAAGATGCGCTGTTGTTGCCATGATTGGCTACTCTGTATATGGAATGCTAAAAAGCGGCATTAAAAACGCTCCCCAAGTACTCATATTCGCAGCTTCATTAGTTCTATTAGTAGCTATCAATGTCAACCCTATTTACTTGATTATTATTGGCGGAGCAACCTCCATTCTTGTTCAACTTTTCATTCCCTCACTTAGAAAGCATATCAAATAA
- a CDS encoding chromate transporter, protein MIYIKLFYTFFKIGLFSFGGGLAMLPLIEHEMLANDWMSTEQFMNIVSISQMTPGAISVNCATYIGVQVGGIPGAIIATAGLAAPSIIIIIALAKILSKLKNNPLKIAFFYGVKPITIALILFAGIIIAQNTLIIDKTPDFIAIAITIASFIVSAKFKVHPLINILVCGIIGLLIF, encoded by the coding sequence ATGATTTACATTAAATTATTCTACACTTTTTTTAAGATCGGCCTATTCAGCTTTGGAGGCGGCTTGGCTATGCTTCCACTTATAGAGCATGAAATGCTCGCTAACGATTGGATGAGCACCGAGCAGTTCATGAACATAGTATCTATATCTCAAATGACCCCAGGAGCAATTTCGGTAAACTGCGCCACTTATATAGGCGTTCAAGTTGGAGGAATTCCGGGAGCTATCATAGCCACAGCAGGTTTGGCTGCTCCCTCAATTATCATCATTATTGCCTTGGCAAAAATCCTTTCTAAGCTAAAGAACAATCCCCTGAAAATCGCTTTTTTCTATGGTGTCAAACCTATTACAATAGCCTTGATTTTATTTGCGGGCATTATCATTGCTCAAAATACGCTCATCATCGACAAAACTCCCGACTTCATTGCCATTGCTATTACAATTGCCAGCTTCATTGTCAGCGCTAAATTCAAGGTTCATCCTTTGATAAATATCCTTGTCTGCGGAATTATCGGCTTGCTGATTTTCTAA
- a CDS encoding ion channel, giving the protein MVLNKKSFYEFLHNYRFALLTLALILNFIVIHPKDLLTSNIMVAAATITLMLASINLINKSKKGLRSILLIFCLAIFIFFIFLSLKEVDPSVETSLSKTSYIILYSVLFIFFTFIAFLLYREIYRASKISMEVIVISFCGYFLFGTIGSFIFSLIEIVEPGSFSGLNDGFNKFQDIYFYSFITLTTIGYGDITPLSPMARTFSVLLIVFGQYYMTVIVAILVIKYTSGKEKSITE; this is encoded by the coding sequence ATGGTACTGAATAAAAAAAGCTTTTACGAATTTCTTCACAACTACAGATTTGCGTTGCTTACGCTAGCATTGATATTGAACTTCATTGTCATTCATCCTAAAGACTTGTTGACAAGCAATATTATGGTGGCTGCCGCTACTATTACATTAATGCTTGCAAGCATCAACCTTATCAATAAAAGCAAAAAAGGCTTAAGGTCCATATTGCTGATTTTCTGTTTAGCAATATTCATTTTCTTTATTTTCTTATCTCTCAAGGAAGTAGATCCTAGCGTCGAAACATCCCTTTCAAAAACCTCCTATATAATCCTCTACTCTGTTCTTTTCATATTTTTCACCTTCATAGCCTTCTTGCTCTACAGAGAGATTTATCGCGCAAGCAAGATTTCAATGGAGGTTATCGTCATATCATTTTGTGGATATTTCCTCTTCGGAACAATAGGGAGCTTTATTTTTTCACTAATTGAAATTGTGGAACCCGGATCTTTTTCGGGACTTAATGATGGATTCAACAAATTTCAAGATATATATTTTTATAGCTTTATAACATTGACAACCATTGGATATGGAGATATTACCCCTCTCAGTCCTATGGCTAGAACATTTTCAGTGCTTCTAATCGTCTTTGGACAGTATTACATGACAGTAATTGTAGCAATACTCGTCATCAAATATACTTCAGGAAAAGAAAAAAGCATCACGGAATAA
- a CDS encoding DUF1801 domain-containing protein → MKINADTVKGYLSQVPESQKENFTLLYQTIKNNIPQGFQECINYGMIGFVIPHSIYPPGYHCNNKLPLPFINIGVQKNFIGLYHMGLYANAELLKWFQEEYTKALNKKPDMGKSCIRFKNNAQIPIDIIAKLSQKTTPVQWIETYESSRSQKK, encoded by the coding sequence ATGAAAATTAATGCTGATACTGTAAAAGGCTATCTGAGTCAAGTTCCCGAAAGTCAAAAAGAGAATTTTACTTTATTATATCAAACAATTAAAAATAATATTCCTCAAGGTTTTCAAGAATGCATAAACTACGGCATGATTGGCTTCGTAATCCCTCACTCTATTTATCCACCTGGATATCATTGCAACAATAAACTACCTCTCCCCTTTATAAATATCGGTGTGCAAAAAAACTTTATAGGGCTTTATCATATGGGATTATATGCAAATGCTGAATTATTGAAATGGTTTCAAGAAGAATACACAAAAGCACTAAACAAAAAACCTGACATGGGTAAAAGTTGTATCCGCTTCAAAAACAACGCTCAAATTCCTATCGATATTATCGCTAAACTAAGCCAAAAAACAACTCCGGTACAATGGATTGAAACATACGAAAGTTCACGTTCTCAAAAAAAGTAA
- a CDS encoding SLC13 family permease has product MELEYWHNAIIYIVVIVVYIGLAAGKFGKLKLDRSGIALLGAIVLLATGALTLQEAIKSINFPSLIILFGLMTISSHLELSGFYHFLAKRISFHIRKPSHFIPLLILSTGIFSALINNDIVCIAFTPILTMALISKKKEPIPYLIALALASNIGCGLTLIGNAQSVVIGEVAHLSFARYSLWAFLPVFLSLISCVLIVKYLHKHSTVRRKTHLLKKSEVQKIPFNKKQSIKGAVIVFLLVLAFLFGLPRYLSALVASGLILLNQDIKSKKILNGVNWQLLILFSGLFILMAALQKTHFPEQVYSWFEGKGVILEKPWITSLFTGVLGNFMNNAAGFILILQIIEIKQVLSGYVIALSNAFSGNLFLTSSVANIIVANEAKKLKVNITFREFLRYGIPVTLASFSILLFWIYITSMFL; this is encoded by the coding sequence GTGGAGTTAGAATATTGGCATAATGCGATCATATATATAGTTGTCATTGTGGTGTATATCGGATTGGCAGCAGGCAAGTTTGGCAAATTAAAACTTGACAGGTCGGGTATTGCTTTGTTGGGTGCGATCGTGTTATTGGCAACTGGCGCATTGACATTGCAGGAAGCTATCAAATCCATTAATTTTCCGTCGCTGATTATATTGTTTGGCTTGATGACGATATCTTCGCATTTGGAGTTGTCAGGTTTTTATCATTTTTTGGCGAAGAGAATTTCATTTCATATAAGAAAGCCATCTCATTTCATTCCGCTTTTAATACTTTCGACGGGGATTTTTTCAGCATTGATCAATAATGATATAGTGTGTATCGCTTTTACGCCTATATTGACTATGGCTTTGATTTCGAAAAAGAAGGAGCCAATACCTTATTTAATAGCTCTTGCCTTGGCAAGTAATATAGGATGTGGGTTGACATTGATCGGTAATGCTCAAAGTGTTGTTATTGGCGAGGTCGCTCACTTAAGCTTTGCAAGGTATAGTTTATGGGCTTTTTTACCGGTATTTTTATCGTTGATTTCATGCGTGTTGATTGTCAAGTATTTGCATAAGCATAGTACAGTAAGACGTAAAACACATTTACTCAAGAAAAGTGAAGTTCAAAAGATTCCTTTCAACAAAAAACAAAGCATAAAAGGAGCTGTGATTGTTTTTTTGTTAGTCTTGGCTTTTCTTTTTGGTTTGCCTCGATATTTGAGCGCATTGGTAGCTTCTGGTTTGATATTGTTGAACCAGGATATTAAGAGCAAAAAGATACTCAATGGAGTTAACTGGCAATTGTTGATCCTGTTTTCCGGCCTATTTATTTTGATGGCTGCTTTGCAGAAAACACATTTTCCGGAACAGGTGTATAGTTGGTTTGAAGGAAAAGGAGTGATATTGGAGAAGCCTTGGATAACTTCATTGTTTACAGGAGTTCTAGGTAACTTTATGAATAATGCCGCAGGGTTTATTTTGATCTTGCAAATTATCGAAATAAAGCAGGTTCTTTCAGGCTATGTGATAGCCTTGTCAAATGCATTTAGCGGCAATTTGTTTTTGACTAGCAGCGTAGCTAATATAATTGTTGCTAACGAAGCAAAGAAGCTCAAAGTCAACATCACTTTTAGAGAATTTTTGAGGTATGGTATACCAGTTACTTTAGCGTCATTTTCTATTTTATTATTTTGGATTTATATAACATCCATGTTTTTATAA
- the panB gene encoding 3-methyl-2-oxobutanoate hydroxymethyltransferase — protein MSLIRNFRKLKSQGKKLVVVTSYDYWSARIISMTNVDAVLVGDCSSMVMHGHENTLSTSIDQMVAHTEAVKKGVGDKFIIASFPYMACRKGIYYATETAEKLIKAGAQAIKIEGAFGNEAIINHLVESGIPVVGHIGLKPSHHHSVGGFKVQGKLEIDADKIVEEGKLFEKLGCFSIVIEAVPPQVAQRVTSQVLIPTIGVGAGKDVDGQALVLQDMLGLSTDFKPKFVRKYLDGAGLFVNALNQFVNDVHHEEFPADRETYTKKEKPILSELSLN, from the coding sequence ATGTCATTAATTAGAAATTTCAGAAAACTTAAAAGCCAAGGTAAAAAATTGGTTGTAGTCACTTCATATGATTATTGGAGTGCTAGGATTATATCAATGACCAACGTTGATGCTGTACTCGTAGGTGACTGTTCAAGCATGGTGATGCATGGACATGAAAATACCTTGTCTACTAGCATTGATCAAATGGTAGCACATACAGAAGCCGTGAAAAAAGGTGTGGGAGACAAGTTTATTATCGCATCTTTCCCATATATGGCTTGCCGCAAGGGCATTTATTATGCGACAGAAACAGCTGAGAAGTTGATCAAGGCTGGAGCTCAGGCGATTAAAATCGAAGGGGCTTTTGGAAATGAAGCGATTATCAATCATCTAGTAGAATCAGGAATTCCAGTAGTTGGGCATATTGGATTGAAGCCTTCTCATCACCATTCTGTCGGAGGGTTCAAGGTACAAGGTAAGCTGGAAATAGATGCAGATAAAATAGTGGAAGAAGGGAAGCTGTTTGAAAAGCTAGGCTGTTTTTCCATAGTCATAGAAGCTGTTCCTCCGCAAGTAGCACAAAGAGTCACAAGCCAAGTATTAATACCAACGATAGGCGTTGGAGCTGGCAAAGATGTTGACGGGCAGGCTTTGGTATTGCAGGATATGCTTGGATTGAGCACAGATTTCAAACCCAAATTTGTGAGGAAGTATTTGGATGGAGCTGGCTTATTTGTCAATGCGCTTAATCAATTCGTAAATGATGTTCACCATGAGGAATTTCCAGCTGACAGAGAAACTTATACAAAGAAAGAGAAGCCAATTTTGTCAGAATTATCTTTAAATTGA
- the atpC gene encoding ATP synthase F1 subunit epsilon has product MHLELITPDQTAFDGEVNSVTVPGAKGSFQILKNHAPIVSALSKGSLIISLDDGEKKFMVDGGVVEVLDNHIIVLAESIVE; this is encoded by the coding sequence ATGCATTTAGAGCTTATAACTCCTGATCAGACGGCATTTGACGGAGAGGTGAACTCGGTAACTGTGCCGGGAGCGAAAGGTTCTTTTCAAATATTGAAGAATCACGCGCCTATTGTCAGTGCCTTGAGTAAAGGTTCCCTGATTATCAGTCTGGACGATGGCGAAAAGAAATTTATGGTTGACGGTGGCGTTGTAGAAGTGCTTGACAATCATATAATTGTACTCGCTGAGTCGATTGTCGAATAA